CGAACACGCGTGGGAGGGCGCCGCCGCGCCGGTGGAGCCATCCATACGCAGCACCGCCTACGGGACCGTCAACCAGCTTCGCGACCCGGCCATCCTGGAGGACGAAGGCCGCACCTACCTGCTGTACGCCGTCGCCGGCGAGAGCGGCATCGCGCTCGCAGAGCTGCAATTCCGGTAAACCCGAACCACCGCGCCCACCGCGGCCGCGTCGGACGCCAACTTGATAGTCCTGAATTCTCCGACTACGCTTTCGGCATCCGAGGAGGAGCGGTGGATGACTGGTGAGAGGCACGAACCCCGATCCAGCCGAATGGACGAAGTCGGTCGGCCAAACGGCAACAACGGTGACTTCAACTTGGCGCGAGCGGCCGCCGCCGCACTTGGCGGCACGGCGGCCATCGGCATCGAGGTTGCGACGGACTTCGACATGGCCAGGGCCGTGGAGCTAGGTTTTTCGCTGCGCACGATCGAGGCGCTCCGGCTACGAGGGGTCAGCGGCGAGGAGATCAGCCAACTCATCATCAAGCCGGCCACCCTGTCACATCGCAAACAGACCGGGAGGAAACTAACGGTTGACGAATCCGACCGTGCCTCCCGAGTCGCCCGCGTACTGGCACTCGCCGAGAACACCTTTGCCAACAAAGGCAAAGCCGCCCGATGGTTGCACAAGGATCTGAAATCGTTCGACGGTCGCCGTCCCATCGACCTGATCCGTACTACCGACGGCAACCGCATCGTGGAAGACCTGCTGGGCAAGATCGCCTGGGGCGCCGCCGCCTGATGAGACTGTGGCGGCTGTCGGGGTCCAAATATGCGCGTAGTTTCGATGGAGGCTACGGGTTGCGGTACGACGGCCGCTGGAATACGCGGGGACGGCCGGTGACCTACTGTGCCACCGGTCCCGCTCTCTGTCTGCTCGAACGGCTCGTACACATCGACGAAATGCCGGATGACACGATGCTGGTATGCTACGAAGTACCTGACCAGTTGGCGGTCGACGACGTAAGCCTTGATGAGCTGCCGAGGCGCTGGCGCCGGGACCAGAGCCGGACGCGCGCGATTGGGGACGGGTGGCTGCAGCGTTCATCGACATGCCTGCTGGGGTACCCTCGGTGATCGTGCCGGTAGCCGGCTCCGGCGACAGAAACCTCCTGGTCAACCACCAGCACCACGCGGTGGGTCGCATACGTATCGCGAGTGTTGAGCGATTCGATTACGACCCAAGGCTGTTCCAATAGTCGCTGTCGTGCGGCGTACCGGAACGTCCAAGTCTCAGACCCGCCGAGACCCGCCGCAACCCCTATTGCACTGCGCCCGACCCTGGTAGTATGAGGCATGGCCAACACTGACACCATTCGCGTCGGGATTATCGGCGCCGGCGGCATCGTCCTGCTGCGTCATATCCCCGGGCTCAAGAAGATCGACGGCGTGACGCTGGTGAGCGTGTGCAACCGCAGCCGCGCTTCCTCGGAGAGGATCGCGCGCGAGCACGGCATCGAAACGATCTACGACGACTGGCGCGAGTTGGTGAACGCCGGCGGCACCGACGCCGTGTTCGTCGGCACCTGGCCCTACCTGCACTGTCCGGCCACCCTGGCCGCGCTGGCGGCCGGCAAGCACGTGTTCACGCAGGCGCGCATGGCGATGAATGCCTCCGAGGCACGCAAGATGCTGGCCGCGTCGCGCAGCAACCCGCACCTGGTCACCCAGATCTGCCCCGCGCCGCACACCCTGGCGGTGGACCGCACCGTGCGCCGGCTGATCGTCGAAGGCTACCTCGGCGACCTGCTGGCCGTCGAAATCTGCGATGGGGGCGCGTTCATCGACCGCGACGCACCGCTGCACTGGCGCAACGACGAGTCGCTGAGCGGCATGAACATCATGACCATGGGCATGCTGTACGAGACCATCCTGAAGTGGGTCGGGCCCGCCACCCGCATCACCGCCCTGGCGAACACCTTCGTCAAGGCGCGCCGGGTGGACGACGGCACCCTGCGCGCCACCACCATCCCCGATCACCTGGTGGTGCTCGGCGAGCTGGCGTGCGGCGCGCAACTCACGCTACAGACCTCGTCGGTGATGGGCCACGGCTGGAGCGGAGTGACGGTGTACGGCAGCGAGGCGACACTGCGCTACAAGCTGTTCGACGACAAGCTGTACGCCGCCCGCCGCGGCGCCGAGGGCGACGATCCGTTCCAGCCGATCGACATCCCTGCCGCCGAGTTCGGCCCCTGGCGCGCCGAGGAGGAGTTCGTGAGCGCCATCCGCGGCCAGGAACAGGTCACCCACATCAACTTCGTGGACGGGGTGCGCTACATGGAGTTCTCGGAGGCCGTGCACCGCAGCCTGCGCGAGCAGCGCACCGTAGCCGTCCCCTTTCAATAGCCGCGGGTAGCGCGGTGCGCTACGTCGACGTCCTGGGTTGCACGCGGCGCACCACGCACCGCGACCGCCTGAGCCCCGAACACGAACCACCGTACTCGGCGGCCGTCGAGCACGCGGACAAGTACCCGCAGCGTGTCAGCGAGAGCCGACATGGGCCGCGCGGTCCAGGAGCGCGCGTACTCGCCGATGGGTGGCGAAGTCGGACCGGCGCGTCTCCTCGTCCGGCCAATCGGGCCGGGTGGCCCGCACGGCCTCATAGAGCTGGACCGCGAGTTGCACCTTGCGCTCGACCGGCAGGCGTACCCGCTCCCTGCGAGCCAGCCGGGCCGGCGCCTCCCAGTCGCGTCGGGCGTATGCCCCGAGTTCGGTCTCGTCGAGAAGCCGCACCTTCATCCTCGGGAAAGATGATCCCGGTATCGCGCGCAAGTCCACCCGTACACCCGTACAGTGATCGCCGCGACAGCGCCGCAGGCGCCGCGAACGCGAGTTTGACGGCGGGCCGGACGTGTGCTAGCGTGGTGAGATTCTCGGTATGGATTTCATGCGCATGCGGATGATGCGACACCACTCCGGCCATCCCTGCCTCCAACCAACGTCAGCGCCAACCGTGCGCCGCCCGCGCCGCGGCCGTATCGACCACGCCCGCGGTCCGCCCGCCGGCGCCACGCAATGCTCGATCACTCGGGACCGAGGGTGCCGCATCTTGATTTCTGGTCACCTGCGATTGCCGGCGTAGCGTGAGAGTGAACGCCGGGCGGCACTGAAATCAGCACTCTCAACAGAAACAAGGTTTCGGAGGAAACCGAATGATACGAAACTGCAGACTGCCGGTTGCGGCACTGCTCGGGTTGGTTCTGGCCGCGACCGGCGCGTGGGCGAGCTCGGTCAGCGAGGAGGCACCGGCCGCGGCGATGGAGAAGGAAATGGTGCTCGACCCCACCACCGGCGAAATGATCAGCGCGCCGGAGTACGGCGGCACCATCACCAGCCTGTTCCATCCCGGCTGGCAGACCGAGCATGCCGACATGTGGCACTTCCGCTCTGTCATCCACCCTACCAAGATCGTCCTGGAGCGAATGGGCGGCGGTGACTGGGGACTGCCGAGAGACGAATTCGCCTTCGCGGGCGCCATTCCGAATCTGCCGCAATACACCGGCAGGCTGGCCGAGAGCTGGGAACAGCCCGACGCCACCACGATCGTGCTCAACATCCGCAAGGGGGTGAAGTGGCACGACAAGGAACCGGTGAACGGCCGCGAGCTGGTCGCCGACGACGTCGTGTTCAACTTCAACCGCAACCTGGGGCTGGGCGAGTTTGCCGCGGATGGACCAAGCCCGGTAATCAGCGTGCTCGGCACGCTGCCGGTCGAATCGGTCACGGCAACCGACAGCCATACGGTCGTGTTCACGTTGCAGCAACCGATGCTCGCCGCGCTGTACCACATCGTCGGCGACATCTACGGCAATCAGTACCCGCCGGAAGTGATCAGGCAGGACGGCGACGCCAAGGATTGGAACAAGCTGATAGGCACCGGGCCGTTCATGTTCACCGAGAGGGTGGCAGACGTTTCCTTTACCTATACCAAGCACCCGGACTACTGGGGCTTCGACGAGAAATTTCCGGACAACCGCCTGCCTTACGCCGACGAGTTCAGGGCCCTGATCATGCCGGACGAATCGACGCGCCTGGCGGCGCTGCGGTCGGGCCAGCTCGACGTGCTCGGTGGTCCCGCCGCGTATGCGCTGTCACCCGGCCCCGCGACCGAGGGTCTGACGCGAACCAACCCCGAGCTCAAACAGTTTTCGTACCAGAATCGCAGCCAGAATTCCGCCGCTTTCAACGTGAAGGCGCCGCCGTTCGACGACGTTCGCGTGCGCCGGGCAATGCAGATGGCCCTGGATCTGGATACCGTTGCGGCCACCTACTTCAAGGGCTATGCGGATCCCACACCTCGCGGCGTGGTCGGCATCGCCAACACGGGGTACGCGTTCCCGGTGGCGGAGTGGTCCGACGAGCTCAGGGGCTACTACAGTTATGACCCGGAAGGTGCGGAGCGGCTGCTCGACGAGGCCGGATATCCGCGCGGCGCCGACGGCGTCAGGCTCAAGACCGTATTCAACGCCCATCCTTCTCCAGCGGCGACCGATCAGGGCTTTGTCGCGATAATGATCCAGTTCTGGGATGCGATTGGCGTCGACGTGGAGCTCTTGGTCGCGGATGGCGCGGCATTCGGCCCGATGATCCAGAATGCCGACTACGAAGGGATTCTCTGGTTCATCACCGGCTGGAACCGGCCGCTTCCCGTTACCACCATCGGCTGGCAAGCCACGGGTGCGTACAACAACGCCACCGGGCACAGCGTACCGGAGTACGACGCGATGATCGCCGCCGTGGGCGCGGCGACGACGGTCGAGGAGGAGCGGCAGTTGATCCTGGAGGCGGATCAGTACCTGGTCGAGAACCACCTGTACCTGTGGGGTCCGATCATGCCGCAGGTTGCGGTGACGCAGCCGTGGATCGTCGGCTACAACGGCGAAAACAACCTGGGCGACGTGGACAGCTACGCGATCTTCGCGCGCCTGTGGATCGACCACGCGACCAAGGAGTCGATGGGGCCGTAGCGCCCCGTAACCCACCCGCTCGGCGCCATCCGGGCGGGTGGGCTTTGCCGGCGTCACATGAGAGCGTACGTCATCCGGCGGGTGCTGCTGGTCATACCCACGCTGTTCATCCTGAGCGTCCTGGTCTTTCTCTCGGTGCGCTTCCTGCCCGGCGACGCGATCGACGTCATGCTGGACAAGGCGGGCTGGATCGGCGCGGTCAACGTGGACCGGGAAGCGTTGGAGCAGATGCTCGGGCTGGACCGGCCCGCCTACGTGCAGTACGGACGCTGGATCGGCGGCATCGTGCTGCGCGGCACGCTCGGCGACTCGCTGTGGGGCGGCGAGGCGATCGAGGGCAAGATCATCGAGCGCCTGCCGGTAACGCTGGAACTCGGCTTCCTGGCGATCGTGATCGGGCTGCTGATCGCGCTGCCGGTGGGCGTCTACTCGGCGATTCGGCAGGACACGGCCGGCGACTACGCCGGCCGCACGGTCGCCGTGATCGGCCTGGCCATGCCCAACTTCTGGCTCGGGGTGATGGTGATGCTTTACCCGGTGATCTGGTGGGGCTGGTCGCCGTCGATCGAGCTGATCCGCTTCACCGACGACCCGCTCGGCAACCTCGGCATGTTCCTGGCGCCGAGCTTGATTCTCGGTACCGCGATGGCGGCGAGCACCATGCGCATGACGCGCACCATGATGCTGGAGGTGCTGCGCCAGGACTACGTCCGCACCGCCTGGGCCAAGGGCCTGAGCGAGCGCCTGGTGGTGGTCCGGCACGCGATGAAGAACGCGTTCATCCCGGTGGTGACCCTGGTCGGCCTGCAGCTTCCCCTCCTGGTGGGCGGCTCGGTGATCATGGAGAACATCTTCGTGCTGCCGGGGTTGGGGCGGGTGCTGCTGACCGCGCTGACCGACCGCGACTACCCGGTCGTGATGGGAGTGAACCTGTGCTTCGGCGCCGTGGTGCTGGGGGTGAACCTGCTGATCGACCTGGCCTACCCCTACCTGGACCCGCGGGTCCGCTACCAATAAGAGGTACGCATGGCGAAGTCCGCGAACACGCAGCGTCACTGGCTGGTCGATCTCCTGGTCAGGATGGTCAGGACCAAGCCGCTCGGCACCGCCTGCGGGGTCGTCGTGCTGGCACTGATCGTGGTCGCGGTGTTCGCCGACCTGCTGGCGCCCTACCCGTACGACGAGATTTACCTGATGGAGATCCTGGAACCGCCGTCGGCACGCCACCTGCTGGGCACCGACAACGTGGGGCGGGACTTCCTGAGCCGCATCATCCACGGCGCCCGGGTGTCGCTGCTGGTCGGCCTGGCCGCCACCACCATCAGTGTCGTGGTGGCGGTCCTGGTGGGCGGCGTCACCGGATTCCTGGGCGGCAAGCTGGACCTGGTGGTGCAGCGGTTCGTGGATGCGTGGATCGCTTTTCCGGGACTGCTCCTGCTGCTCACCCTGATGTCGGTCCTGGGCCGCGGCGTGCTGCAGATCATCCTGGTGCTCGGCATCTCGGGCGGCATCGGCAGCGGCTCACGGGTGGTGCGGTCGGCGGTGATCGGCATCAAGGAGAACGTCTACTTCGAGGCGGGAGACGCGATCGGCTCCACCACGTGGCGCATGCTGACCCGCCACGTGCTGCCCAACATCGCGCCGCCGGTGATCATCATCTTCAGCATCAGCATCGGCGGCTACATCCTGAGCGCGGCGTCGCTCAGCTTCCTCGGCTTCGGCCTGCCCCCCGACGTCCCCGACTGGGGCGGCATGCTGAGCCGCGAGGGGCGCACCTACATGGAGGCGGCGCCCCGCCTGGCGCTGTGGCCGGGCCTGTGCCTGACGCTGGTCGTGTACAGCCTGAACATGTTCGGCGACGCCCTGCGCGACCTGCTCGACCCCCGCCTCCGGGGCAGCGACCGGTAACCCCCGAGTCGCAGCCGTCCTATAGGGCAGGCCTAACGCGAAAATACCGCGACGACGTCCTGCTCGACCCGCTGCAGTGCCTCCACGTCGCCGGTCGGAATTGCGCCGAACATGATCTCGTCGACTCCCTCGTCGGCGAACCTGCCGATCAGGTCGATCACCTCGTTCAGCGACCCGACCGCGGCCTCGACCTCCTGCGCCTCCATCAAGCGGCCGGCGTAGTTGCCGTAGCGGGTGTTGGCGCGCCGGCCGAAGAACTGCTTGGACCGCTCGACGGCCGCCGGGTCGTCGGTGATCACCAGCGGCATCAGCAGCGAACGCTTGATCTCCGCCGGGTCACGCCCAACGGCCTCGCAGTGGCGCTCCAGCACGCTGACCTTGTGACGGAACACCTCGATCGACATGCCGCGTCCCGCCCAGCCGTCGTAGTTCATGATGTCGCCGTACTTGGCCAGCGTACGCAGGGTCCGCTGCTCGCCGGTGCCGCCGACCAGGATCGGCACGTGCGGCTCCTGGTAGCACCCCGGCGACAGCGGCGCCTGCTCCAGCCGGTAGTAGCGGCCGTGGTGGGTAACGGGCCCGTCGGCGGTGAACAGCCTGCGAATCAGGCCGCACGATTCCTCCAGGCGGTCCGACAGCTCCCGCATGGTCGGGAATGTGCCCCAGCCGTAGGCGACGTGCTCGCGGTCGAACCAGCCGGCGCCGAGCGACAGCGTGAAGCGCCCCTCGGATGCCTGGTCGAGGGTCGCCGCCATCTTCGCCAGCAGCCCGGGATTGCGGTACGGGTTGCCGAGCACGAGATGGCCGAGCCGCAGCTTGCGGGTCATGCCGGCCGCCACCGCGATCAGTGTGTAGCCCTCGAACGCCGTGCCCTGCTCCCGTTCGAGGTTGGGCTTCACCTTGTCGTCCGAGACCGGCGGGAGCAAGTGGTCGGCAAACCAGAGGCTGTCCCACGGGCCCTTCTCCATCGCCTCGATCGACGCGCGGATCCGGTCCCAACTGGTCCCGTAACAGTTCACTTGTACTCCGAACTTCATGCTTGGCCCCCTCGCAGCTTGTGTGGGGTCAGTCTACCACGCCGTTCGGTCGGCGGTTAACGGCGGCGCGGGGCGGGGACGCGTTCGCCGGCGGGGCGGGGAATGTCGGCCCAGTGGCCGGCGGCGTCGCGCCCGCGGCAGATGATGCTGCGCGTCGCCCAACTCGGTTCCAGCGCGCGCACGTCGGCGGAGGTGAAGCGCAGGGTCAGGCCGCAGCGGCGGCGCGCGGAGCGGTTGGGATCCGAGCCGTGGATCAGCCAGTCCGTGTGC
This portion of the Spirochaetaceae bacterium genome encodes:
- a CDS encoding DUF2384 domain-containing protein; translation: MDEVGRPNGNNGDFNLARAAAAALGGTAAIGIEVATDFDMARAVELGFSLRTIEALRLRGVSGEEISQLIIKPATLSHRKQTGRKLTVDESDRASRVARVLALAENTFANKGKAARWLHKDLKSFDGRRPIDLIRTTDGNRIVEDLLGKIAWGAAA
- a CDS encoding Gfo/Idh/MocA family oxidoreductase: MANTDTIRVGIIGAGGIVLLRHIPGLKKIDGVTLVSVCNRSRASSERIAREHGIETIYDDWRELVNAGGTDAVFVGTWPYLHCPATLAALAAGKHVFTQARMAMNASEARKMLAASRSNPHLVTQICPAPHTLAVDRTVRRLIVEGYLGDLLAVEICDGGAFIDRDAPLHWRNDESLSGMNIMTMGMLYETILKWVGPATRITALANTFVKARRVDDGTLRATTIPDHLVVLGELACGAQLTLQTSSVMGHGWSGVTVYGSEATLRYKLFDDKLYAARRGAEGDDPFQPIDIPAAEFGPWRAEEEFVSAIRGQEQVTHINFVDGVRYMEFSEAVHRSLREQRTVAVPFQ
- a CDS encoding ABC transporter substrate-binding protein, producing the protein MIRNCRLPVAALLGLVLAATGAWASSVSEEAPAAAMEKEMVLDPTTGEMISAPEYGGTITSLFHPGWQTEHADMWHFRSVIHPTKIVLERMGGGDWGLPRDEFAFAGAIPNLPQYTGRLAESWEQPDATTIVLNIRKGVKWHDKEPVNGRELVADDVVFNFNRNLGLGEFAADGPSPVISVLGTLPVESVTATDSHTVVFTLQQPMLAALYHIVGDIYGNQYPPEVIRQDGDAKDWNKLIGTGPFMFTERVADVSFTYTKHPDYWGFDEKFPDNRLPYADEFRALIMPDESTRLAALRSGQLDVLGGPAAYALSPGPATEGLTRTNPELKQFSYQNRSQNSAAFNVKAPPFDDVRVRRAMQMALDLDTVAATYFKGYADPTPRGVVGIANTGYAFPVAEWSDELRGYYSYDPEGAERLLDEAGYPRGADGVRLKTVFNAHPSPAATDQGFVAIMIQFWDAIGVDVELLVADGAAFGPMIQNADYEGILWFITGWNRPLPVTTIGWQATGAYNNATGHSVPEYDAMIAAVGAATTVEEERQLILEADQYLVENHLYLWGPIMPQVAVTQPWIVGYNGENNLGDVDSYAIFARLWIDHATKESMGP
- a CDS encoding ABC transporter permease; translation: MRAYVIRRVLLVIPTLFILSVLVFLSVRFLPGDAIDVMLDKAGWIGAVNVDREALEQMLGLDRPAYVQYGRWIGGIVLRGTLGDSLWGGEAIEGKIIERLPVTLELGFLAIVIGLLIALPVGVYSAIRQDTAGDYAGRTVAVIGLAMPNFWLGVMVMLYPVIWWGWSPSIELIRFTDDPLGNLGMFLAPSLILGTAMAASTMRMTRTMMLEVLRQDYVRTAWAKGLSERLVVVRHAMKNAFIPVVTLVGLQLPLLVGGSVIMENIFVLPGLGRVLLTALTDRDYPVVMGVNLCFGAVVLGVNLLIDLAYPYLDPRVRYQ
- a CDS encoding ABC transporter permease, coding for MAKSANTQRHWLVDLLVRMVRTKPLGTACGVVVLALIVVAVFADLLAPYPYDEIYLMEILEPPSARHLLGTDNVGRDFLSRIIHGARVSLLVGLAATTISVVVAVLVGGVTGFLGGKLDLVVQRFVDAWIAFPGLLLLLTLMSVLGRGVLQIILVLGISGGIGSGSRVVRSAVIGIKENVYFEAGDAIGSTTWRMLTRHVLPNIAPPVIIIFSISIGGYILSAASLSFLGFGLPPDVPDWGGMLSREGRTYMEAAPRLALWPGLCLTLVVYSLNMFGDALRDLLDPRLRGSDR
- a CDS encoding LLM class flavin-dependent oxidoreductase, translating into MKFGVQVNCYGTSWDRIRASIEAMEKGPWDSLWFADHLLPPVSDDKVKPNLEREQGTAFEGYTLIAVAAGMTRKLRLGHLVLGNPYRNPGLLAKMAATLDQASEGRFTLSLGAGWFDREHVAYGWGTFPTMRELSDRLEESCGLIRRLFTADGPVTHHGRYYRLEQAPLSPGCYQEPHVPILVGGTGEQRTLRTLAKYGDIMNYDGWAGRGMSIEVFRHKVSVLERHCEAVGRDPAEIKRSLLMPLVITDDPAAVERSKQFFGRRANTRYGNYAGRLMEAQEVEAAVGSLNEVIDLIGRFADEGVDEIMFGAIPTGDVEALQRVEQDVVAVFSR